CGGTGATACCGTCAGCATTTCTGCCACGGTGTCAAAGCCGTAGCCGGAGTCATCCAACGGCAGCAGGCTTTCCGTGTCCACGTCTACGGCCAGGACATCGCGGATTACGTTCCCATACTCGGCGCGATTCAGGCGATGGAAGGCCGCGACGCGGCCGGGATTGGGTTGGCTCGCAGCTGCCTGATCCAACTCGCGCTCAAGATAGCCGGCCATGCCCTGATAGGTCGCTGGATCGGGCCGTGGGGCTCCTGCCGGCGGCATCTGCCCGGTGCGGAGTTTGCGCAGCACTTTCTCCCAGACCGGCGCGGCCTCGCCAACCTTGCGTGGGTCGGCCTGATCCAGGCTGAGCCCGGCGGTATTCAGCCGCTGATTGTGGCAGGTAATGCAGTAGCGTTCCAGCACCGGGCGATAGTCGTCCGTGCCGGCTCCCTTGGTGGGAGCGGTGGCGCTCTGGGCGAGCGCAAGGCTGCCGAGCGCGAAAATCTGCAGAATGGCTCCGAGCCGCAAGATGCTCTTCATAAGCTATACAACCCTATCGGATCGGATCGCGCAGCGGACGCCCAGGCTGCGAGTCAGGCTGCCCATGGAAGGATACCCAGTTGAATCTTGCCTCAGCACAACCGGCTTGTCAATCAGAGTTTTAGACCGTGTTCGCAGGCTCTCGGCAAGTTTGGAAATGGCTAGTTGTCCGTGCTGACAGATTCTTACCTATGACAGTTGCGGGGAATAGTAATCGGCAGACCGCCGCACTTTCCTATTGACCTTTCTGGCCTCAGGGCATATCCTGCTCTCGCTTTTAGAACTGGGTCAAGCTGACAGTTATGACAGGCGTCGCAGCCTGCTCCTGAGATGCCTGCGCGTAAAACGGGGATTCCGTGATGAAGAAATACAAGGGCCGGAATGCATTCGGCTTTCTATTGGCATTGTGCGCTAGTGTGGCTCTGGCGGTTGGCCTGGCAGTTCCGGTCCACGCACAGATTCCCACCTGTGGAACCACCTGCACCAACGAGAAGATCAAGCCCTACCGCATCATCGGCAACATTTACTGGATCGGCCTGTCCGACCACGGCTCACTCCTTCTGACCTCGCCGCAGGGGCACATTATGATCGACACCGGCGCGGAAGAATACGGACACTGGATTCGCCAGAACATTGAAGAGCTGGGCTTCAAACTCAAGGACATCAAGTACATTCTGGGCAGCCACTCCCACGCCGACCACGTCGGCGGCTTCTCGGCCTTTCGCGAACTCACCGGCGCCAAGCTGGTGATCGGCGAGCCGGATATCGACATCCTGGCCACCGGCGGGCACTCCGACTACCGCGGCGGCACGGAATATTTCAAGCCGGTGAAGGTGGACAAGGGCATCAAGAACGGCGAGAAGATTCAAGTCGGTCCCATCACCTTGGTGGCGCACATCACTCCGGGCCACACGCGCGGCTGCACCACCTGGACCACCACGGTGCAAGACGAGGGCCGCACGCTGAATGTGGTGATCCCCTGCGAGATGGCCGTGGCCGGTGAGCGCGCTCCTTTGCTGAACAACGCCAAGTACCCGCAGATCGCCGATGACTACCGCAAGTCCTTCGCTTACGCTCGCAAACTGCCCGTGGATGTGTTCCTCACGCTGCGCACCACTACGCATCAGCGGCTGGACAAGCTGAAGCGGCTGGAGGCCGGCGAGAAGCCCAATCCATTTATCGACCCGAAAGGCTTGCAGAGGTTTGTGGATGAATACGAGAAAGCTTATTTGAAGCAGCTTGCCGACGAGGAAGCCGCGAAGAAGTAGTCTGCCCGGCCGCGGCCCCTCTGCCGGTCCGGCCACGTTGTTTCTGTTCAGAAAGAGACCGACCCCCGCGCATTAATCGACCAAGCTGACCGCACTTGGAGGCGTTATGACGAACCGGAAATCTTTGTTTCTTGTCCTTGCGATTCTGCTGGCTGGCCCGCTGGGCTACGCGCAGCTTCCCGTGGGAGCGATATCAGGGACCACTCGCGATGCTTCCGGAGCCGTTACGCCGGGCGTGGCCGTGAAGGTCGCCAGCCAGAGCACGGGTGAAGTCCGCACCGCCGCCACGGATAATCAGGGCCGCTACATCATTCCTAACTTGCGCCCCGGCGACTATGACGTGCAGGCCTCGCTCACCGGGTTTCAGACCTCCACGCGCAAGGCCGTTCACGTCGAAATTGGCGGCGAATCCCGCGTCGATGTGGAGATGCAGATTGGCGAGGTGCAGCAGCAGGTGGAGGTAACCGGCGAGCTGCCCACGGTGAATACCACCAACTCCGAGGTCTCCGGGCTGGTGGAGGCCGAGCAGGTGCAGAGCCTACCGCTCAATGGCCGCAGCTTCACGGACCTGCTGACGCTCGAGCCGGGCGTGCGTTACATCACCGCGGGCGCCACGGGCTCGGTGAGTGGGCAGGGCAAGCGAATTTCCATTAGCGGTGGCCGCTCCACTGGCAACACATTTCTGCTGGACGGCTCCGACATCAATGACAAGAACGCCGTAGTGCCAGGCAGCATTGCCGGCGTACTGCTCGGCGTGGATACCGTGGCGGAGTTCAAGGTGCTGGCCAACGCCTATGGCGCCGAGTATGGCACGCGCGCCGGCGGCGTGGTGAGCGCCGTTACGCAGGCCGGCAGCAACCAGCTGCACGGCAAGGTGTTCGAGTATCTGCGCAACAGCGCGATCGATGCCCGGGACTTCTTTGACCGCGATCCGCGCAACCCCACGCGCCGCAGCGATCCACCGCCGTTCAAGCAAAACCAGTACGGCTTCGTGGTGGGCGGCCCAGTCAAGCAGGACCGCACGTTCCTGTTTGGCAGCTTTGAGGGGTTGCGCCAGCGGCTCGGCCGCACGCTGTTTGGCCGCGTACCCACCGCAGCCGCGCGCGCCGGGGCGCTCGGTCCAGTGGACCCCGGGGTGGTTCCCTTCATCAACATCTTCCCGCTGCCCAATGGCCAGGATTTTGGCAACGGAACGGCCGAGTACGTTCTTCCTCAGACCATTCCCACCAATGAGGATTATTTCCTGCTTCGCGCCGATCACCGGCTCTCGGAGAAGTACTCGCTCTTCGGTCGCTACGTTCTGGACGATGCCGACAAGTTGAACGCCAGCGACACGGGCCTGTTCCGCGAGGCGCTCGAGTCGCGCAACCAGTGGTTCACGCTTTCCACCAATCAAGTGCTCTCGGCACGGCTGATCAACACCGCGCAGATCGCCTACAATCGCGCCAAGGAGTTCGTCTCGAACCCGCCCGGAGCGCAGGGCTTTGATCTCTCCCGACTGGAATTTCTCCCCGGCCGCGGCATGGGTTCGCTGGCCGTTTCCGGACTCTCGGCCATCGGTGTTGGTGCCACCAACCCGCAGAAATACATCACCAACAACTTCCAGTATTTCGACAATGCCGTTTATGTTCTGGGCCGCCACAACATGAAGTTCGGCGGCATGTTCACTCGCATCCAGTTCAATGACTTCTTCGGCGTGCGCTACACCGGCGCCTTCGCCTTCGCCAACCTCAATAACTTCCTGCGCAATGAGCCGCAGCAGTTTTTCGGCACCATCTTCTCCGATCCCGTGCGCGGCGTGCGCCAGAACCTGGCCGCCCTGTACGTGCAGGACGACTTTAAGCTTACCGACAACCTAACGCTCAATTTGGGCCTGCGCTACGAGTTCATCACCGTGCCCACCGAAGTGAACGGCAAGATATCCAATCTGCGCAATGTGCTGCGCGACGCCGACTTCACCGTGGGCGATCCCTACTTCCAGAATCCTTCCAAGAAAAACTTTGCGCCGCGCCTGGGCCTGGCCTGGGATCCGTTCGCCAACGGCAAAACCAGCGTGCGCGCCGGTGTGGGCGTCTTCTATGACGAAATCCTACCCTACTACTACCGAGCCACGGTCAACTTTGTGCCGCCCTTTAACATCACCTACCGGCTGACCGGCGCCAAGCTTCCGCTGGCCTGGGCACCGGGCCAGCCGCTGCCCGCCGCGGAGCGCTCTGTGCTGGGCACGCTCGAATATCAGACCGCTCAGCCCTATGCACTGCAGTACAACTTCACGCTGGAGCAACAGGTAGGCAGCGGCACCAGCGTGGTGGCCGGCTACCGTGGCTATCGCGGTATCAAGCTCTTAGGCATCACTAACGTCAACCAGCGGATTCCCACTCGCATCGAAGCCGATGGACGCAAGTTCTGGGACGGCGACGCAAATGGCAATCCCATTGCGCCGCGCCCGAATCCCAATTTCACGGACTTGTTCATCTACCCGGCGCGCGATTCCTGGTACAACGGGCTGGACATTGGCGTAAACCGCCGCTTCTCCAGCGGCATGCAGTTCCAGTTTTCTTACAGTTACGCCAAGTCCATTGACACGGCCTCGGGCCACTCCGGCACCACGAATCTGACCAGCGCCACCGACTTTCCGCAAGATCAGATCAATCCCAAGGGCAGCGAGAAGGCGCTCTCCGGCTTCGACATCCGCAACTACTTCCGCTCGAACTTTATTTACGATTTGCCGCTGGCCAAGAACTCGACTGGCCTGACCAAGGCCGTGCTGGGCGACTGGCAGGTGAACGGGCTACTAACGCTGACCGATGGCTCGCCGGTGAACATCAACTTGACCTTCAACCGCTCCCGCTCGGGCAACACCGGTTATGCGGACAACAATGACCGGCCCAACCTGAAGACCGGCTTCAGCAACAATCCGCAGATCGGCGATCCGAATCAGTGGTATGACCGCAGCGCGTTCGAGTTGCAGCCTGCCGGCTACTTCGGCAACTTGGCCAAAAACACGGTCATCAGTCCGGGCTTGGCCACGTTCGATTTCTCGCTAATAAAAAATTTCCGTCTCGGCGAGTCGCGCAATATCGAGTTCCGCTCCGAGTTCTTCAACCTCCTCAATCGTGCGAACTTCGGCGTGCCGGACCGCTTCATTTTCGTGAACGCCACGGGTGTGCCCAGCCCCACGGCAGGCTTGATCCGGTCCACCAGCACCTCGTCGCGGCAGATTCAGTTTGCGCTGAAGCTGTCGTTTTAGCCCGGCAGGTGCTTTTGCCGCAACCGGTATTGATTGACTTGGCGAGCTTCCTTGCGGTATCAATGTGGTGGCAAGGAAGCTCGTGTCCGCAGCCGCTGGCGGCCGGGAGAGCCCGGCGTCCGCAGGAAGAGATTCCGGATGCGCCAGATTTGGCAGTTCACCGCCTCTGTGTTCCTCAGCTTCCCGCTGGCGATTACCGCCGCGGGCCAGCAATCCTCCATTCAGTCAACCCCAGCATCGGCATCGCAGTTGCAGGGGATGGTCAAGCAGTATTGTCTGGGCTGCCACAATGATCGCCTTATGACAGCCGGGCTTTCGCTCGAAAGCGCTCCGGTGGAGCAGCTCGCCTCCTCGCCTGCTATCTGGGAAAAGGTGGTTCTGAAGTTGCGCGCGGGGCAAATGCCCCCGATGGGCCTGCCGCGACCTGATGCCCAGAGCTCTCGCACCGCCATCAACTATCTAGAAAGCGAGCTGGACCGCGCCGCCGCCGCGGCTCCCAATCCAGGCCGCACAGCCGCCGCGCACCGGCTGAACCGAGCCGAGTACACCAACGCCATCCGCGACCTGCTGGAGCTGGAGATTGACGCGGAGGCCTTCCTGCCCGCCGATGACTCCAGCGGATTTGATAACAACGGCGACCTGCTCTCCATCTCGCCTGTGCTGATGGAGAAATACATTAACTCCGCGCGCAGGATCAGCCAGTTGGCCGTGGGCAATACAGACGTCTCGGCTGATACGCAGACCTACGACATGCCGCTGCTGCTGATTCAGGATGACCGCATGAGCGAGCAGTTGCCGT
This is a stretch of genomic DNA from Acidobacteriota bacterium. It encodes these proteins:
- the bla gene encoding subclass B3 metallo-beta-lactamase is translated as MKKYKGRNAFGFLLALCASVALAVGLAVPVHAQIPTCGTTCTNEKIKPYRIIGNIYWIGLSDHGSLLLTSPQGHIMIDTGAEEYGHWIRQNIEELGFKLKDIKYILGSHSHADHVGGFSAFRELTGAKLVIGEPDIDILATGGHSDYRGGTEYFKPVKVDKGIKNGEKIQVGPITLVAHITPGHTRGCTTWTTTVQDEGRTLNVVIPCEMAVAGERAPLLNNAKYPQIADDYRKSFAYARKLPVDVFLTLRTTTHQRLDKLKRLEAGEKPNPFIDPKGLQRFVDEYEKAYLKQLADEEAAKK